The sequence TCCTTGTGGCTTTTCTAAAATAGTTCCGTTAATTATTCCTGTAAATTGATATTCTATTCCATTTATTATCAAGGATATTACTGTTCTGAATCTTGCTTTGCGATTGTTTTTATCTTTCATATTTTTCAACACCTTTTGTTTGTTTTTTTCAGAACAATTTTCTTCTCCGGCATATCGTGCAGAAAACACACCAGGTTCTCCATTTAAAACATCAATTTCAAGTCCTGTATCATCAGCAAAACAGTTTGTTTTATATTTATTATAGATGAATAAAGCTTTTTCTTTTGCATTGTCTTCAAGAGTATCTGAATTTTCGGGTAATTGTTCAAAACAACCTATATCTTTCAGGTTTAAAATCTTAAAATCATCTCCTAATATCTTGCTGATTTCATTAATCTTGTTAATGTTATTTGTAGCAAAAATTAATTTCATTGATTTATTTAATGATTAAAAATCTTTTAGAAACTGTATTATCATCGAAAATTATCTGGTAAGTAAAAATCCCATAGCCTAAGCCTGTAATATTATATACAATTTTATTAAAACCTTCGTCTAATTCCCCTGAAAATATAGTTTTAACTTTATTGCCGAGTGAATTAAATAAATTTATTTCAACAAAGTTTTCGTATGGTAAAATAAATTCAATATTGATTATTGAGCTACCTGGATTTGGATAAGGAGGCATAACAATAAATTCATCTGCAAAGGTATAACATTTCTCGTTATTATCGGGGATTTCATCAATCATATTATCTGCGATATTTGCTTTTACACAAACATACGAAGGGGTGTTGTTAGGTAAAAATTCATGCCTCGTAGCAAATGTGTGTCTGATTATTTCTCCCGAATTTAATTCTCCAATCCAAAATTCACTGAACCTTATTCCGTTTTCTGTTTTAATATTAAAATCAATTGAATCAATACTCAGTGTACCAAGATTAGCAAAATCAACTGAAACATTTAAGTAATTATCAATAATTGTTGCATAAATATCTAATATTGCCAAATCGACAAATGGTATAATAACTTTCAGATTTTTTGTTGTTGAATCTTCGCAACCATATTCTGATATTGCATATAAAGAAACATAGAAATACCCACTATCCTGATAGGTATGAACAGGGTTTATTAATGTACTTTGATTGTCATCTCCAAAATCCCAGACAAAATTCGCACTCCCAATTGATTGATTTTCAAATGTTACAGTTAAGGGAACGGTTCCAAATTCAGGATAAAAATCAAAATTTACTTCCGGTAATTCGTGTATTTTAATAATTTTATTAATAGTATCCTTACATCCTGTTGAAGTAGTAATTATTAAACTTGCAAGATAATTTCCCGTATCCTGAAATACAAGCTGTGGATTTTGAACATTATAAACACCGGCACTTTCAATATTCCATTCCCATTCTGATATTTCTCCATCTAAACTATAACTGCTATCAATTAAATATAATGTTTTATTAATGCAGCCATCAAGATTTCCAAAATTAGCATTGGGTTTTTTAAATATTGTTATTGGTTTTGATATAGAATTTGAGCATCCGTTTGACAATTGAAATGCAACAAGATTAATTTCATACACTCCTGTAGAATCATATATTTTTTCAGGATTATTAACTGTTGATTCAGAATCATCTCCGAAATCCCATTCATATTTTACAGGTAATCCTAAAAATGTTTCTGTTTTATTTGTAAAATAAATTATTTCGCCTTCACAGCCGGGAGAATATTCAAAATCAGGCAAAGGTGATGGTTTTATTAAAATAGATTTACTTAAAGAATCGGAACAACCGTAACCTGAAACAACCTTTAAACTTATAACATATTCTCCTGTTGTATCAAATATGGTAACAGGTGAAATTTCATCAGAAGTATTTCCATTGCCAAAATCCCACTGTCTTGAATAAATAGAGCTGCCTGTAACATAGCTCAAATCATTAAAAGATATTTCATTTTCAGCACAGCCCATTTCAGGAGTAAAATTTAATACCGGTAAT comes from Bacteroidales bacterium and encodes:
- a CDS encoding non-canonical purine NTP diphosphatase, which gives rise to MKLIFATNNINKINEISKILGDDFKILNLKDIGCFEQLPENSDTLEDNAKEKALFIYNKYKTNCFADDTGLEIDVLNGEPGVFSARYAGEENCSEKNKQKVLKNMKDKNNRKARFRTVISLIINGIEYQFTGIINGTILEKPQGKAGFGYDPIFMPDAYSKSFAEMTITEKNKISHRGIAVRKLTEFLKKI